A window of Glycine soja cultivar W05 chromosome 2, ASM419377v2, whole genome shotgun sequence genomic DNA:
ataaaaatattgtcttagcattaaaattattaatattattactcaaATATTATcacaatttaatctttttttaatatatttaatcattacatatttataaagttttaagcaaaaataaattaaaatatattttttaaatattgagaCCCGTTAATCCAACCCGTTAATATCCGCTATTAtctttgaaaaagaaatataaaaagcaatggggaaataaaaaagaaatttttttgtggCTGCTGGGATTCGAGCCCAGGTCTCCACGGCCACAACGTGGAATTCTCACCACTAAACTACAGCCACTTTTTGATTGTTTTACACattctattttatataaaattagttaatccATCATTAAtggaaatattttataataatgtttTGTGCCTGTTACAATAATTACACTACCACAAAATATCTTGTAACTGCTGCTGGGACGAGTTCAAGTTAGCTTGCTGAAACTTTAGTCATTAGTGGGAAGGGGTGTGGTGGGGATTGAATATGATATAGTAGTATTAATAAGATGAACGAAACTAATGTCTTAAAAAGATAGTTATAATGTGGTTGAGTGTGTTACATTTTGAATGTATGTAATaacaacatttatttaattagtaacTCGTGTGTGAGTTTGGTTTGTAGACAAGCAAACCAAAGCGCTTATGTCGTTACAGGGACGACTAAGTTTTTTGCTTAATAATGaaatcatataatcatattGCAGTAAAAAAAGTGTGGTAAACAGATCCAAAAAATTATAGTTGTGAGGACAATActcacatatataaaaaaaacttatattagaacttaatttttttaactaaattttaaattatagagaTAAATTATAACTACACCTACATgctatattaagaaaaaataaaaatttagtagAGAAAATTGCCCCTTCCTCTTCTATGTAGATTCATCCATGTACGTGACTAACCCTTATCTTCTAAGATTTAAAGAGTGTTTGAGCTAACATGAAATGAAAATGGAACCTCCTTGTCTTCAATTTTGTGCAAACAGAAGACAAATCCAACGCTTTTCTTTGTAAAGGCATAGGAACAGGGGATCTTGGGTACCAAGAAACTACAATTAACAAAGATTGCTAGTTAGGGTTGACGATTCTCAAATTACCCTCCTCATTTTAATTAAAGTGGGATTTTCCATTTAGGTAACTCTAAGTTGATGCAAATTAGAGGAAGAAacctcataaaaaaatacagGAAGAAACATGACCATCAACCAATGTCATAATTTAGGTGATTGGATTTTTTTGGTAGAGATCTATCTTCTATTGGAAGTTTGAAACAATTCTACTCAAGTTAGAGAAAATCACTATAAGGTGagtagataattttatttaagaaaatgtttacttttttatataaatagtttaagaatattatttaattttgtttgttaatgaaatagtgaaaaataatttttaaattttacaaatagACAATAAAGTGACTTTTTTATAGTGTGTTTTGATCCAAGTCCACAATCCATGTTTATTTGACAAATCCACgtccaaattttaaaaataaaagctagTATTCCTTGCTTCTAATTGACACACGTTGAGTGTGATCATAAAGTCCTAATCAAACATGCATTTTATTATTCACTattagaattaaattaaaaaaaaaatcaaaaagcagTCCCAAAAAGTGGAGTTGCTTGGCCACCAAATCTGATTGATATTTTCTgttaaatgatttgaaaattatgattacaTTGGATTTGCGACGCCATTTCCTTAATGgtccaaaaaataaattcaatggCCACAGTTCTTAACATTAATGCAAGCATTCTAATCAACGCGACCCATGACGTTCCCCTCCCACCTTTCTAATTCGATGTGCTTAAAAAAGCAATAAtgcatgaaaaagatgaattaattattgatgCGAGACAAACATTTTGATCAATTGGATTGGATGGAGCATGTGACAACACTTTGATTTCATTGGATTTGCTGCCccatttttataattcttaatggtaaaaaagaaagaaaaaaaaaatcagcggCTACAGTTCACCACAATGCTTGCATACTTGCACTTGAATCAACGAGATCAATGACCTAGCCCTGCCAACTTTCCCGTTCGAAgtgctgaaaaagatgatggatgaaaaggatgatttaattattgataCGAAACGAACATTTTGATCAATTGGATGCACTTTGTGATAACTCTGCAAGTGTAACAAGTAATTTCATCTGGAAAGTGATTTAACGCTAATTTTCAATGCTACTAATATAGTTcagttataaaatattaaaaatcaggTAACACCATGTGAATCAATTAGCATTAGAACAATAAGATTGTTTTAACTTAACCAGTTTTGGATTCCAGACTTTgtgtaattatgttaaatatttggagaaatttttttatcatcgataatgattttatttgattcaaACATAATGATTTccagtaaaaaatatatgtgatctagataaaataaatatttgaaattaggATCCTAATGCATGGTTATTAGGTGTTAAAATAGGTTAGTTTTACTGggttaaaaaaaatctgtttaaCTTCAATTTTTCGTAAGGATGACTTGAAATTTCAGTCCTCCAACTCATTTTGACtcgtacatataaaaaaaaattaggatggGAAGGGTTAGGATCctaatgaagttttttttataattattttagaagatTGACCTCCTAACTTAtcatttcactttcttttttctttcttttttgtttgggtTAACTAGAGTTGGGCATATAGATCACACTTTGCAAACGGTCCACTAGGGAATTATTATTCTCACTACCAATAATACTATTGGTACTACCAATTCCTATCAAATTCCTCTTTTGTCCAAATCCCTATACTCCCTTCCCTTTCCCTTAGACTTCTCTATGGCGCCACCCTTCCCCTCGGACTTCTCTCTCTCCTTTGTGTTGCGTTGTGCCACCCACTCCACCCAATCCAATGTAAGTCACAACACCACCCACCCCACCCCAAGTCATTGTTTTTATGAAGAAACAATTGCATCCTGCATGGAGGAAGACTCTCCATCTTCAAATCTCACACATAGAGGAAGCATCATGGTGTGCAACGACGACGAACATGGCACTCACCACGACAACGACAACGATAACGATAACGATCAAAAACCACACACACGGCGACAACCATCATGGCACCCACCGCAACAACAATGATAGTCAATACACGTGCACGTGATGACGCCTATTGAGATTCGTGCCACGTCGGCAACCCCCATCAATTTTTGAATATTTGTTGAATCGATTAATTTGTGTTGTTATTGAATCTGTGTCCTCCATTGTTGAATGTGGTTGATGTTCTTGTTGGGGATGTtgacataacaaaaaaatatgatttggcTTTTGTATAATGTATGTTTTATACCCCCCCCTCTCCTTGAGTGCAATGGAAGCATGATTTGTTTGTACAAGTGTGAAATTATGCTTTTGTCGGAAtggtaatttcaaaataatgtgAAAAGCATCCCACGAGTGTAGTATCATTAGCATTTCTGGTAGTGTCAACATTAGTACCCGGTCAATTAAGTTTGTAATTTGCACTAGTCCTATAAAATGAGGTTCATGTAGAATGCAATTATTTAATGTGTGACCCTTGAACCAAGAAGGGACAAAGCACATTGACATCAAAATTTGTTCCATTTTTAATGTCACAACACAAGGTGGGGTTATTAAAGAAGGTTACTGCTACCTCGATAATCTAgcataaaaattgataaaaacatTCACGAGTGAAGTTCAAATATTGTTATTTGGACTTAATTCCTCACCAAAGTAGAAAATGAATACTAAGTCACATAAAACTCAAATTAGCACCATGAAGGTTTGCTATGTGTGACCGGAACAAAAACTGTAATTGATAGTAAAAGTAGACATAAactgtaaaatataaaatgatttagtTAAAATCAATTGTTCGTGATAAATGGCTTAGATAATAATCTTCATTGCAATTTATTATTTAGCTTGTATTCCAATATATATAGATGTAAACGAACTGTagaatttatccaaacaagcacagaaaattttgatttacatTTTATACGATGAAGCGCGTGTTTGGATCTGCCTCTTGCACCAAAAACGTGCGTAAAGAACGTGAAAATGTGAAGCAAATTTTTCTAGCTTTTGCGTAAGTCCCATGGTAGACGTGGAGAGAGAAGATCTTAATTgacgttttttaatttttttccaaacataCGGGAAGTATTTCTTAATTTCAGTCAATTTTTCACATgtagatataataaaaaagtactgaatgtttagattaaaaaagaaaacatgtgtAGGATGAAACTGTTGGAAATGCTTTGGAGTAGTAACACCGCAACACTGCAACACAGTTTGATCAATGAAAGTAAGAGAGGCAAAAGTCTGAGACGTGTGAAAAATACACTGTTTTTAAGGATTTATTTGTGTAGCTTAAAAATCCTACAGGATTTTAACATACGTACTCTTCTTAAGGTAGCACAAGGcaactattttttatcaaatatgtaTCCAAGAAAAACTGATTTTTGTACCAAGGGAAAGAGACTGTCGTTCTCTCCAGATTTTTCTATATCaaatctgaattttttttaaaaaaaaaagctgatCTCATTTTGTTAGAAAGAGAACTTGCTTTTCCAAAACAAAATCTGGCTCAACTACTGTGTttgatgcataaaaaaaatattcaatattttctAGAATAACgttaacagttttttttttttcaatcaaaacaACTTTGATAACAAACTTAGAAGAGAACATTcaatttaaagataagataaaaactgAAAGCCACGTTCAAACGGTTCAAAATTGTAAAACAACAAAGATAATAAAAGACTCAgtcaaagatatttttaatctcAACATAAAACTTCCGAAAAAGCTCcattaattatattgatttaaaaaatcaataaattttatgaacttTGAAAGCATTTGAATAACACTTAGCAACGAAACACTTTGCCACATGAAAATATTAACtttggaaatatatatatatatattattgtaatttataCAACAGAAACAATACAAGTTTATCAAGGTTAAAATGCAttagaacaaaatcaaaattattgataTCGCTCAAGCATGTCTTATGAGAACAATGCCACTTTAGTCTCATAATCAATGTCACTCCTCTTGCATCCATAGAATAGAGGAGTTGGGAATTATTTTTCTCATGACATGACCACCTCAAACCACATGACACCAACTTTACATGACGCAAAATTGATCATGGAAGTCCTCAACATGAACGTAACACAAGTCATATGACTGACCAAGTCATGCGTCCATGACACGACCCCTCTATCCTGATTTGTTCCTCTTTATGCTTGAGTCAAATAGTCATCAATCTTAAGTTACATAAAAGAAGTTCATGCTAGTAAGATACTCAAGtgaacaatcattgctttcatGAAATCAAATTGAACCTTTAAAAATAGGATTTCTATCATATTTCCATGTCATTGTTTAAGTGGTATATCTCATGTTCACAAGTGCTGGTGTTcaactttcataaaaaaaattaacaactcaAAACAGTAACCTACACAAATTTCTTAGCTTTATAAGCAGCGAAAAAACCTTAAAAATAAGTCGTAAAATAGCCTTGAAATTTGTTATAATCAACGAAAGAAAAGTTATGTTGAGAAAAATTCTTCCAAATGTAGCAATTTAAATCTGAACAACTATATGTTTGGGTTTTTACGTCAATTCAAAAATACACGCCTCAAATTTCACCACAAAGCCACCTCATTAAGCTTTCATCTTTTCCACGTTTTTTTACTCGTGCCATATCATATGCCTTCAAATTCGAACAAAACAAGATACAAGCTTTTTTCCCGAATTTCCAGAATGAGAAGAATAAATTATTTGCACAAGCTTGCCGATAATTTATAACCAACCCTGcagaaatttattcaaattaggAGAAACCATCCCCTTCCAAATATCGtttatttgaacaaattatgaattaattcaaaacatTATCCGCAACTAAAGACAAAAACATGAATGAGGATTTCTGAAATTTCTGCCGTCTCAATCCAAACAGTTTGCAAGGTACCTACGCCACTCGTTTCAAAAGTTGAAGAGCGACCAAGCATTGTTCACTACAAGTGTGATAGCGATGATTAACGACAAAAACATGAATGATTACAGATGTCTatcaaaatttacattaaaacaTAAGAAACACAAAACTTGTTTTTGCTTTACAAAAAAGTAAAGCACGTCAATTGGTCTGAGGAACAAAAGACGATTGAAATAGCAAACACAGCGGAAGGAGGCAAACATTTAAACAAATTTTGCACGCAAACAAAGTGATTTATTAATCCATTCGATGTTCAAATGGTAATAGAAACAATAAAGGTCTAAATGCCCAAATGGTCTCTAACAGAAGCTAAAAAagacaacaaagaaaaacaataacgTATCTGGAAAACCAGACTTATTTTCACAAGGACAGAATAATAAAGACACTTAAGGAAACTACTCTTCCTCATCTTCCTCATTCCAGCACTTTAGAGTTGATCTAGGTGAACCACAGTCACTAGTCTTCCCGAATTTTTGGTAGACAACAGAACCACCCATTCCAAGCCCTTCGTGGCTCCTCTCTTCACGACAGTATCCCTTAACATCCAGAAAGCAGGTCTGCTCAAACGACTTGCTTGCACCATCCACATGAACTGCAACAGAAAACTCAGTTGGGAGGAAACATGCCAATACCCTCTGAACCATTTCGTTCAGATTCACCGCTTTGAAGTCATAACCAACAGTTTCGAAGCTTGCATAACTGAAACCATCTTCTGGGGTAACATGAATCGTAGAAACAGCAGCGCCTTCAACAGAGTTCATTGAATAACCACATGGTTCAAAGTCAAAGTCACAAATCTCGGAATCTGGAAGAATTTTTCTAATGCCGGAATTAACAGTCATCATGGCAGCTGAAGCAGATTGTTCTTTGTAGAAAACCTGTGCTTTCTCTCTATCCAGGCCAGTCATGCACATCTCAAGAGTGTAAACATTGTCACATTGAGTTACAGAatctgcagaagcagagtagaCATGCCAGTTCTGTGCTTTGTCTTGGCCACCCAAAATATAAGCATTGCTTCCTGCACCAAGTTTGCCAAAGTAGCCATCAAGAATAGCAACTTCCTCAGAAAAGTTGCGATGGGGATATGGCTGAGCACTGGGGAAAATGAAACTTCCCCTGGTGTAATTCACAGACTTAACATTAAGGGAAAGCATTTCAGCGAACTTCAATATGGGTGGGATTGCAAGCAATAGCTTAGTAGTACcacaggttttgatgatgatcttgTAGGCATAAACAAAGAGGCTGGACTCAGATAGAACATAGGAGTCGACATTATCGTTTTTGAGCGAAGAAACAATGGTGCAAGCAGCTGGTGTTAGAATCTCACCCAACTGGGATTTTGTAAGAGCCCTTAGACCCCTTCCTTCAGGGTCAGCAAAAAGTCCCGGCTGGAAAAAGGATATTTCCAACCTTTTCTCGAAACCTTCAAAACCAATTGCGGAAACCGCCATGGCCATGTAACAGTAGAGAAACTATCGCAGTAGGAAGCAGATCAAAACACAATCGCAAAGAGAGGATTTGGAAAGATGGAGTTTGAAGGAGAGCAACAAAAAAAC
This region includes:
- the LOC114388247 gene encoding S-adenosylmethionine decarboxylase proenzyme-like produces the protein MAMAVSAIGFEGFEKRLEISFFQPGLFADPEGRGLRALTKSQLGEILTPAACTIVSSLKNDNVDSYVLSESSLFVYAYKIIIKTCGTTKLLLAIPPILKFAEMLSLNVKSVNYTRGSFIFPSAQPYPHRNFSEEVAILDGYFGKLGAGSNAYILGGQDKAQNWHVYSASADSVTQCDNVYTLEMCMTGLDREKAQVFYKEQSASAAMMTVNSGIRKILPDSEICDFDFEPCGYSMNSVEGAAVSTIHVTPEDGFSYASFETVGYDFKAVNLNEMVQRVLACFLPTEFSVAVHVDGASKSFEQTCFLDVKGYCREERSHEGLGMGGSVVYQKFGKTSDCGSPRSTLKCWNEEDEEE